The uncultured Paludibaculum sp. sequence AGCGTGTGTGGCTATTTTCAACATAAATCGGCCTCCAGAATGTCCCAGCGGTCTTACTCTTATAGCAGATTCGGGTTGCGGCCAAAAGGTTGCGCAAACCTTTGGGGTCCGGAGAGCCTGGCATCCCTGACCATTGTCGACTTCGTTTCGGCGACTCGGCCGGCGCGAACACTCACACCCCACACCACCCGACAATGTACACGAAAGGCCCCATAGTGGTCGAGCCAGTCCGGCGACGGCGCCGGTCTGTGACATGGCCAGACGGCGGGTGAGGACGCTGAGACCCGCCTTCGGACGGTTCCGGCGTGACGTCATCTGGTCAATTGACGCCGGGTGGGCGGTTCGACGAGCCGTGGCGCTTCCGCGGCCACAGCGGCGCTGAGCCCCCTGCACGAAATAGGCCGGGCTCGCGAGATTGGCCTGCCTCGTGCACGGAAAAGAGGCCATGAGCGACACATACAGTGGGGCCGCGCCGGATCGTTCGACGGCCGGCGGGCATATCCGGCACGGTCGGGCAAGGCACGGCGTGCTGGCGCTCCTCGTCGTATCAGGTCTCGGCGGATGGGCAGCAGCGGCCATGGCGCAAACACCGCCTGTCGTGAAGGCCTACTCGAGGACGCTTCCGGGCACACTGAAGTCGCTTCCGGATCCGTCGTACACACGGCCGACGGCGCAGACGAAGTTCCGCAACTATCTCTTTGACGCGTTTGGCCCTTATCCCCTCGCTGGCGCTGCTCTCACGGCCGGCATCAGCCAGGCAGGCAATGGCGTTCCGGAGTGGGGGCAAGGGGCCGAAGGATTTGGCAAACGGATGGGCTCCGCTTTCGGGATCGCGGCGGTCAGCACGACCACGCGCTATGCGCTATCGGCGGCCTTTCATGAGGATGGGTTGTACTACCGCTGCGACTGCACAGGCGCGTTGCCCCGCCTCAAGCACGCGGTGGTGTCGACAGTAACGGCACGGCGCGGCACGGACGGCCATCGCGTCTTCTCGCTGCCTGGGCTGGTGGCGCCATACACCGGCGCGGCCACGGCCGTCTATGCTTGGTACCCTGACCGCTATAGCGCGAAAGACGCGTTCCGTATGGGCAACTACAGCCTGCTGGCGTACGTCGGCGGGAACATCGCCCTGGAGTTTCTGTTTCGCGGACCCAACTCGTGGCTTTCCCGGCTGCGTCTGAACAACGGGCAAGCGGCGCAGCAGCCGGGATCGGGGCGGTAGCCGATGGCAGACGGCGGAAGGTGCTGGGCTAGGGCTCCTTGCAGATCTCAATCGCGTTGCTTTCCGGGTCGAACAATTCGAAGAACTCCGTGCCGCCGCCGGACTGCGTCGGTCCGGGCTGCGCACCTCTTTCCTGGAGGAATCCACGCGCCTTTTTCAGGTTGGCGCAAAAGATGAGAGCGCGTTCGGTGGCAGGTTGGCCGCCTGCCCTCTGCACCTCCCGACGGTCCCTGAGCAGAATGGTTGGAGCGTCATGGCCGGGCAGGCGGAGTGCGACGTCCAACGGCAAGGGATCATCCCAATCCTGAGGCACAGGACATTCCTTGCAGTCGAACGACAAGATCCACCATCGCTTTTGCGCGGCCAGATCCGAGCACGGGATCCACACAAATTCGGTCCAGAAAAGAGGCATGGCGTCAATCCGTAACGACTCGTTCGACTCCCTATCCTACAGGGACAACGCAACGGGGGCCAATTGCGAGGCCATGGCTTCTCCAGATTCCCCGAGGAAGGAACCGGACCGGCGATAGGCTGCAACGGAAGTCGGATGCTGGCGCCACCCGGTTCCTGTTGACCCTCCCCTTTCGTCCCCAGCAACTCATCCATGTGTGAGTCGCCTGGCCGGGTCAGTTGCAATGTCCGACTTGCGGGATCCGCGCCTGGTTCCATGTCCGTCGGCTCGACGGAGTTCATACCTGCGAGCTTCCTGTCTGCCGTGCGTGCTCTGCAACGTGGCTGTTTGCACACAGGAGTCACAGCCCGCCGTGTGCCGGAACCGCGGGAGCGGAAGGAGTGTCCAACCTGGAGTGCATGGCTCTTGGTTTCTCCCCGCCGCTGCTTGGAAAGGCCACCTGATCACGTTGTCAGTGCTGCTGGTTGGAGTCGCTGGTACGCGCGCGGCAAGCGCCTGCGATTGCCCCGTTCCGCCACCACCCTGTCAGGCGTACTGGCGCTCCCCCATGATCTTCTTGGGGACGGTAACGAGTGTTCTGGCAACTCGCGATGGCCGGGTCGCGCGCGTGCGAATGCGTGTCGACCGGGCATACAAGGGTGTTTCCGAAGCATCGCTGGTCCTCGTCGATAGCGGAATATGCGACGGCCCGGATCTGCACCTGGGCCGACAGTACCTGATGTACACCGAGCGCAGGGCCGATCGCGCTATTCCATCCAGAGGTTGTACACGGAGCAGACCCGTGGAGAGCGCGCGAGACGATCTCAGGTTCCTCAACGGTCTTGCAAACGCAGCCCCAACGGCTCTGATTTACGGGCGGATTGCCCTCTCTAATGGGCCAGGCCTCGCTCAACCAGCCGCAGGCGCCATTGTGACGGTTCGCGGCGCACAATCCACGCTGACAACAACGACAGATGGAGACGGGCGGTATGCGGCCAACGGTCTGAAACCCGGACAATACCAGATCACTGCCGGTCACCCGGGCTATCAGATGCCCGGCTTCGGCCAGTGGACCTTCAGGACCGAGGTGGAGCCACGCGGATGCGGGCTGGTCAACGTGGAACTGTGGAGGAGGTTGCCGGTGACCGTCGCGGAGCACTAGTGGCAGTTGCCCGCGGCTGTGTCGCGAAGGACCGCCGGGCGTGCGGTCTTCAGGGATATCCGCGGCGCCCGCACCGACTTCCTTCTCCGGGCGTGGGCAAGCCTATGCCGAACGCACGTTCCGCCTCGCGAAGGGCTGCGAGATGAACTCCAGGAACTTCCGCTCCTTGCGCGGGATCTCCACATTGTCGTTGAGCAGGATTCCGGCAAGCTTGGCGTAGCTCTTGCCCAGCGGAGTGGTGGGATCCACTTCCGAACCCTTGTCGGCCGACACACTGGCGAGGGCATAGCTATTGGGCACCGTCGTCTCGACAGGAAGGCCGACCAGGTCAGCGATCGTCTCTTCATTCATGACGTGGTTAGCCATAAACCTGTTCACAACCAGGCACGATTCCCGTTCCAGGCCCAGGCGCTTCAGACGGTCGGCTTTACGCATCGCGATATGGACCGACACCAATTCCTGTGTGCACACCAGGTAGATGCGCTTCGCTTCAATCAGAACCTCCACCGCGCCGGAGTCGGTTGGCCCCGGCAGGTCGACACACGTGATGTCATAGGCAGAGCGGCAGTAGCTGAGGAGTTGCTGCATGTGCCCGTTGTCCGGATAGGCCGAGCCATCGGCATCGGCCGGCAGGATGTCGAGCCGGTCGCGTTGGGAGATCAGTTGCAGCCACAGATCGTCGTCCAGCTTCTCCGTGTTGGCGAGGGCTTCCTGCAGATAGTGATCGGGCCGCAGTTTGTTGAGGAACGCCTGCATGGGCGCATCGCGATCCATATCGACCAGCAGGACTCGGGACTTATTGGTCCGCGATGCGGCCAGCGAGGTGTGAGCAGCGATGGTGGAGGCCCCACTGCCCGGTTTGCTGGGCAGGAACGCAACAATTTCTCCGCGAGTACTCGTTCGCCGCGGCTTGCCCTGCAGCTTGTCGATGGTGGAAGCAAGGATCCAGCGCAAGGTGTCGATGGGCGTATCGAAGACAATGTAGTCCCGGACGCCCGCTCGCATCAGGGCGGCGAGGACCTTCACGTCCTCCTCACACACGGCCAATGTCTCCAGTTGCAGATTCTGGACCTGCACGCTCTCCACAACGGCCAATGCGGAAGTGAGGTCCCTACAGTCGATCACCAATAGATCGAACGTGTGCCGACGCAGCAGACCGGCCAGCGCCGTTTCACCGGGGTAGCTGGACAAGGTGTACATGAAGCCGACTGAGGAGGACTTGGCAAGCTCTTCGCCGTAGACTTTGGCGGCCTCGGGGTCCGGCGAAATGATGAGGCAGTTGAACTTGGAGTTTGACATAGGTCGTTTCGTGTCTTCGCGAGTTACCTATCCAATCTATGCGGCCAAGTTGAGGCTTCCAATGGGACTGAGGGTGGAAAATGGGGAGTACCTTGGTGTCGGTTGGATCCAGGACTCTGGTTACAGCCCGGCACTTCGTGGCGAGCGAGCAGCGCGGCTCCGCAGCATCCCAATCGCACGTACCGGGGAAAAAGCGGGCCCATACTCTTAACTTGGTACTAACCATCCGGCCCTTCCGCGGAGTCTAAGCTAAGACATGCTGGAAGCTCGCAATCTGGCCAAGCACTACTCCGGCGTTCCGGCGGTGGAGGATATCTCTTTCACCATTGCGCCAGGGGAGATTCTGGGCTACCTCGGACCGAACGGGTCAGGCAAAAGCACTACGGTGAAGATGATCACCGGACTGCTGCAGCCTTCCCACGGGCAGATCCTGCTGGACGGCGTCGCCCTGGATTCTGACCCCATCGCCTACAAGGCGCGACTGGGCTATGTGCCTGAGGAACCACAGCTTTACTCGTTCCTCTCGGGCCGCGAATACCTTCAACTCGCCGGCCGGCTGCGGGCCTTGCCGCAGATCACACTCAACCGCCGCATCGATTCGCTTCTCGATCTCTTCGGCCTCACCGCCGCTCGCTACTCCGCCCTCGCCTCCTATTCAAAAGGGATGCGCCAGAAGATCCTCCTGGCGGCGGCGTTGCTGCACAACCCAGATCTCATCATCCTCGACGAGCCCTTTTCCGGTCTCGACGTCACCACGGCGCAGGTGCTGAAAGCGCTGCTGAAGGACTTGGCCCAAGCCGGCAAAATCATTCTGTACTCCTCCCATGTCTTGGAGGTGGTGGAACGCGTCGCCACGCGGGTCATCATCCTGCACCGCGGCCGCATCGTGGCCGACGGCAGCGTGGACGACCTGCGCTCCATGATGACGCTGCCTTCGCTGGAGCAGATCTTCACGCAACTGGTCCATCAGGACGATTCGGGGCACACGGCCAGCGCGATTCTGAACACGATCACGGATGGCAGGGTGTAGGAACGGCCTGCGATGTACAGGATCCTCTATCGCCATTTTCTGGCGCAGTTCTTCGAAAACGACCTGGTCGCTCCCCAGGGAGAACTGCGCGCGGGCATGGCAGGCGTACTTGGCTTCGTCGCGATGCCCGGGTTGCTGCTCCCCTTGTGGATGATGGGGAAGTACTCGTCGTTGATCGCCTTCATCCGCATGCAGCGTTTTGTCGACCGCGATGGGGCGACGTGGTCGGACAAGATCATCTATCTGTCGCTGGCCCTGGTGATTCCGGCGTTGGCCATGCTGTTGAAGTGGGATTCGCTGTTCCCTACCCGTCTCGACCATGCGATCTTCGCGCCCATGCCCTTGCGGCTGTCACGCATCCTGCTGGCCAAGGCGGCGGCGCTGGGTACGTTCGTGGCACTGTTCGCTCTAGCCGTGAACGCAGCCTCCACCATTCTCTTTCCCCTGGCCGTGCTGGGCGATACCGGCACGCTGTGGGACGCGGTTCGCTATATCGGCGCCCATTTTCTGGCGACCATGGCGATCTCTCTGTGCGCCTGCACCTTTCTCATCGCCCTGCAGGGCATCGGACTGACGACACTCGGGCTGGAGCGCTTTCGTGGTATCTCCGCCGCGCTCCAGTTCGCCGTCCTGACGGGGCTGCTCACCCTTTTCCTCCTGTGTCCCTCGCTGAGCAATCTGGCCAGGAAGCTCCATACGCTGCCGCAAGCCGATTGGCTGCCGCCGTTCTGGTTTCTGGGGCTCTACGAAGTGCTGCTGGGCAAGGCCGATGCCGCCTATCGCGATCTCGCCGCGACGGCATTGCAGGCTTTGGGGATCTGCTCCTTCACGGCCGTGGCGACTTATGCACTGAGCTACCGCCGGCACTTCCGCCGCATCCCGGAGACGCTGGAACGCGGGTCCTCGTTTGCCGCCCCCGTGTGGAATCACCTGGAGACGCTCGCCGGGCGCTTCACCAAAGACCGGCGGCGCATCGGACTGCTGATGTTCGTCCTGCAGACCTTCATCCGCAGCCACACGCACCGGCTACTCTTCGGCGTCTTTCTGGCTCTCGCCAGCGCCGTGATCCTCAACGACGTTCTGACTGTGACCCTGGTCACCAGCAGCGAAACCGAGATCGCGCTTTCGGCGCCGCTGATCGTCAGCTTCTTTCTGCTCACCGGCTTCCGGTTTCTCTACGAGATCCCGGCCGACCTGCCGGCCCATTGGCTGTTCCGCATCGCCGCCCCGCCACGGCCCATCAGCTTCCACAAACTCATGCTGGCGTTTGTCCTGGTGGTGACCACGCCCATCAACTTCCTGTTGCTGCCGCTGAACGACGCCGTCATTCACTCGGTGAACTGCGGGCTGCTGGCCGTGATTCTGGCCGAGGCTCTTTTCGTCGACTTCCACAAGATCCCGTTCACCTGCACCTTCGGCGCGGCAAAGTGGAACGTCACCTACGCGCTGTTCCTCTGGTTTCTGGTCTTCATCTTCTACACCTGGGTGGCCATTCGCGTGGAGATGCGCATCGCGTTCAACGTGATCGTCTTTTCCTGCGCCTGCGCCGCGCTGCTGGCAGTCGTCTACTGGCTGCACCGCCGGCGCGACGCGCTGTGGGCCGAGGATCCCACTTTGCGCTTCCACGACGGGCAGGCTCCGGCGGTACAGACGCTGGATCTGAACGGCTAACTTATTCTGAGCGCAACGTAACGGCGGGGTCCGTCCGTCCGGCTCGCCCCGCAGGACCAAGCCCGGAGAGCAGCGCCACCACAACTAGGATCCCTGGCGCCGCCGTCCACGACACCACGTCACCGGTGCTCACCCCGAACAGCAGACTCCGCAGCGCCTGCCCAACCGGCCAGGCCAGCAGCAACCCCAGCGCCGCCCCACCGGCCGCCAGCTTTCCGGCATGCCGCAGGACGATCCCACGCACGTGTCCACTATCGGCGCCTAGTGCCATCCGGATGCCAAACTCCCTCAGCCGCAGATCCGCCGTATACGAGACCACCCCATACAGGCCGAGACACGCCAGTAACAACGAAGCGAACCCAAACAGGGACACCAACCCCGTCATCACGCTGCGCCCCTTCATGACCCGCTGCACCCACTCGTCCATCGTCCGCACATCATAGACCGGCTGCTCCGGATTCTCCCGGTGAATCTGCTCGATTACCGCTTGCGCCAGCAACTCCGGCTGCCCGGTCGTCCGCACGGCCAGCGCCGCCCGGTCCTGCGTCCGCTGGGTTTCCGGCCAATACACCTGCGAACGCTCGTCCTTCTCCGGCGAATCGTTCCGAATGTGACCCACCACGCCGACAATCTCCGCCCACGGCCCTTTGAACGAAGGACCCCTGATGCGGAACCGCTTACCCACAGGACTCTCCGTTCCAAACACAGTGCGTGCCAGCATTTCGTCGATCAAGCCCACCGCCGCCGTATGCGGGCGGTCGCTCTCCTGCAGCAACCGGCCTTGCCGCAATGGGATCCCCATCGCCTCGAAGTAGCTTGGCGTGGCCGAACGCCAATCCGCGGTGTACCGCTCCGGCCGCCCCTCGAACTCGATGCCGCCCGTCTGCGCGATGCCGCTCATCGGCAGGCGATTCACCAGACCGGCCGCCGTCACCCCTGGCACCGACATCACCCTTTGAATCAGCCGGTTGTAGTAATCCGACACCTGCTCGTCTTGAGGGAATCGCGCTCTGGTGACCGCCAGATGCAAGGTCAGCACTCGCTCCGCCGTGAAGCCGGGCTGCACGCGTAGCAGTTCCGAGAAGCTCCGCAGGAACAGCGCGCCCCCGAAAAGCAGGACCACCGTCACCGCCACCTGGGCGACCACCAGAATGTTCCTCGACCGGCCGCCTCCGGCCACCGAACGCGTATTCGCTCGCAGCCCGGCCGAGGGCGACTCCCGCGCGGCCATCCGAGCGGGCAGCAGTCCCGCGAACAGGACCACCAGCAGCGCGACTCCGATGGCGAAGAGCAGCACCGGACCATGCAATCCAATCGACTCGATGCGGGGCGTATCTGTAGGTAGATATGGGATTAACACCCGTAGCAGCCACAACGCCGACAAGATTCCGCCGGCAATGCCGACCATCGCCAGAGGCAGTACCTCGGCCAGCAGCTGGCCGCGCAGTCGGCCGCCGGTCGCGCCCAGGGCCACTCGCACCGCAATCTCCCGCGACCGGGCGCTGGCCCTGGCGATCAGGAGGACGCCGAGGTTCATCGCTCCAATCAGCAGCAGGCAACCCACCGCTGCCAGCAGGACGTAAAAGGTGCCGCGCACCTGCAGCGCATCGCTCTCCGCCAGCGGCTCTACAATCGCTCCGAGCTCTGCCTGGTCTCCCTTGAAACTCAATGGGTTAGCAATCGCCAGCCTGTGCATCAGCGCATCCAGCTCCGCCTGCGCCTGCTGCACCCGCACGCCCGGCGTCAACCGGCCCACCGCCCTGTACTGGTAGTTCATATCGGCCCGCATCTCGTCCGGAGGGATGTAAAGCGGCGTCCAAAGCTCGAAATCCTTGGTGGGATAGCCGTAGGCGGGCGGCATCACGCCAATCACCTCGAAAGGCTGGCCGTTGAGCTGGATCTTCCGCCCCACGACGCCGGGATCCCCGCCAAACCGTCGCCGCCAGAAACCGTGGCTGAGAATGGCCACTTTGGCGTCTGCCAGTTGCTCCTCTTCGGTGAAGACGCGACCCAGCACCGGATTCAGGCCCAGCACGCGTGGCACGTTGTAGGAAGTACGCGCACCCTGCAACCGCTCCGGAGCCCCGTCGCCCGTCAGGTTGAAGTTCGCGATCGGGCGCGTCAGCCCCACGTCCTGCATCTGCTTCAGGTCCGCCCGCCAGTGCAGCCACAGCATCGCATTCACGTTAAACCGCCCGTTGCCCGCCTTCGTCCACGTGGGCCAAAGGGCGACCAGTTGTTCCTGTTGCGGGTAAGGCAACGGCTGCAGCAGCACGCCGTAGACCACGCTGAAGATGGCCGTGCTCAGCCCGATCCCCAGTGCCAAGGTGGCGCAGATCACGCCCGTCCACACCGGGGTCCGGCGCAGCATCCGCAGTCCGTAGCGCGCATCTTCCAGAAAACGCTGGACGCCAGCCAGCCCCCACGTCTCTCGCGATTCCTCCTGGATCAAAGTCAGATTGCCGAACGCCCGCCGCGCGGCGCGCTGCGCCTCTACGGGATCCTCGCCGGCCGCCACACGCTCCTGCACCTCAATTGCCAGGTGTGCCCGAAGTTCCTCATCCAACTCAGTCTCTTCCTGAGTCCGGCGCCGCCACCAACGGATCCAGCCAAGCATGATTTACTCCTGTGGGCGCATCGCCCGCGCCATGGTCTTCACGAAGAGCTTCCACTTCGTCTCTTCTTCGATTAGTTGCCGTTTGCCGGCCTCTGTGAGCCGGTAGAACCGGGCGCGCTGCTTGTTCTCCGTCACCCCCCAATCCGCTTCGATCCAACCCTCGCGCCGCAACCGGTGCAGGGCCGGATACAAGCTTCCATGCTCCACTTGTAGTAATTCATCGGACTTGGCTCTAATCACCTGCCCGATGCCGTGCCCATGCTGCGGACCCCATTGCAGCGTCTGTAGGATCAGCAGATCCAGCGTCCCTTGCAGCATCTCCAGCTTCCGCGGTTTCTCCATGTGGTAGAGAGTCTACTGCCATAGGTGGTCGACTGTCTACCACTGAAGGCGATCGCAACCATCTGTTTACCTGTGTCTCGCGCCGCGGCGCATCCGGTCCCCGCGGAGCAAGGCCCCGGTTGCCAGTGGATAGGCGCGTGCGGTACAACCAAGGGCGGTGATGCCGGATCCAGCCCAGTCGATGTCGGTCAAGCGCGCGCAAGTGGATTTCCACAACTTCGCGTCGTTCGGCGAACCGGAGCGGGTTTTGGCCGCCTATGCGGACGAGAATTTCCGCCGCGGCTCGGTCCTTAAGAAGAATCGTGATTTCATCTGCTCGCTCACACCGTTTGCGGAGGTGGGCGCCAACGCCGGCCACACGTCATACATGCTGGCCAACGAGTTCCATGCGGACGGATTTGCGCTGGACCTTTCGGCCGACGCGCTGCGCCACGGCCGGTTCCTACGCACGGCGTGGGACCTGAAGCGGTCGCCCGTGTTGACGGCCGGCGACGCCACGCATCTGCCCTTTCAGGACAATTCCCTGGCGTTTGTGGTTTCTTTTCAGACCCTTTCGCAGTTCCTAGACGTGGAGAGCGTCGTGCGTGAGGTCCACCGGGTGCTCGCCCCGGGGGGTGTGTACTACTTCGCCGAGGAACCCGTCCGCCGCCGGCTGACACTGGGTCGGTATCGTGTGCCATACCCCGAGCGTA is a genomic window containing:
- a CDS encoding ABC transporter permease → MLGWIRWWRRRTQEETELDEELRAHLAIEVQERVAAGEDPVEAQRAARRAFGNLTLIQEESRETWGLAGVQRFLEDARYGLRMLRRTPVWTGVICATLALGIGLSTAIFSVVYGVLLQPLPYPQQEQLVALWPTWTKAGNGRFNVNAMLWLHWRADLKQMQDVGLTRPIANFNLTGDGAPERLQGARTSYNVPRVLGLNPVLGRVFTEEEQLADAKVAILSHGFWRRRFGGDPGVVGRKIQLNGQPFEVIGVMPPAYGYPTKDFELWTPLYIPPDEMRADMNYQYRAVGRLTPGVRVQQAQAELDALMHRLAIANPLSFKGDQAELGAIVEPLAESDALQVRGTFYVLLAAVGCLLLIGAMNLGVLLIARASARSREIAVRVALGATGGRLRGQLLAEVLPLAMVGIAGGILSALWLLRVLIPYLPTDTPRIESIGLHGPVLLFAIGVALLVVLFAGLLPARMAARESPSAGLRANTRSVAGGGRSRNILVVAQVAVTVVLLFGGALFLRSFSELLRVQPGFTAERVLTLHLAVTRARFPQDEQVSDYYNRLIQRVMSVPGVTAAGLVNRLPMSGIAQTGGIEFEGRPERYTADWRSATPSYFEAMGIPLRQGRLLQESDRPHTAAVGLIDEMLARTVFGTESPVGKRFRIRGPSFKGPWAEIVGVVGHIRNDSPEKDERSQVYWPETQRTQDRAALAVRTTGQPELLAQAVIEQIHRENPEQPVYDVRTMDEWVQRVMKGRSVMTGLVSLFGFASLLLACLGLYGVVSYTADLRLREFGIRMALGADSGHVRGIVLRHAGKLAAGGAALGLLLAWPVGQALRSLLFGVSTGDVVSWTAAPGILVVVALLSGLGPAGRAGRTDPAVTLRSE
- a CDS encoding carboxypeptidase regulatory-like domain-containing protein; amino-acid sequence: MIFLGTVTSVLATRDGRVARVRMRVDRAYKGVSEASLVLVDSGICDGPDLHLGRQYLMYTERRADRAIPSRGCTRSRPVESARDDLRFLNGLANAAPTALIYGRIALSNGPGLAQPAAGAIVTVRGAQSTLTTTTDGDGRYAANGLKPGQYQITAGHPGYQMPGFGQWTFRTEVEPRGCGLVNVELWRRLPVTVAEH
- a CDS encoding PadR family transcriptional regulator encodes the protein MEKPRKLEMLQGTLDLLILQTLQWGPQHGHGIGQVIRAKSDELLQVEHGSLYPALHRLRREGWIEADWGVTENKQRARFYRLTEAGKRQLIEEETKWKLFVKTMARAMRPQE
- a CDS encoding ABC transporter ATP-binding protein, which codes for MLEARNLAKHYSGVPAVEDISFTIAPGEILGYLGPNGSGKSTTVKMITGLLQPSHGQILLDGVALDSDPIAYKARLGYVPEEPQLYSFLSGREYLQLAGRLRALPQITLNRRIDSLLDLFGLTAARYSALASYSKGMRQKILLAAALLHNPDLIILDEPFSGLDVTTAQVLKALLKDLAQAGKIILYSSHVLEVVERVATRVIILHRGRIVADGSVDDLRSMMTLPSLEQIFTQLVHQDDSGHTASAILNTITDGRV